The Garra rufa chromosome 23, GarRuf1.0, whole genome shotgun sequence genome includes a region encoding these proteins:
- the or30bv1 gene encoding odorant receptor 105-1, which yields MLPNNWTTITEFIIVGFPGLHPNYYGLVSAIFFVVYTTTVAGNTVFLVLFITSESLRKPMYIILASLAISDMCFSTVALPKIIARYWFNAGATPFHACFFQMELIHYFGTLNSLIMMIMALDRYVAICYSLRYQTVMTNRITYILNATAWVSACIAPTIATLHTQQLPYCGPKLIIQCYCDHISITNLACAENSKQMLVALCVALLVLLLPLAFIIYSYCHIIASVMRLSSSQSRWKSFATCSTQLCIIALFYVPRCAVYIASFLQIQISRDFRILLILLYSLVPPLINPFIYCLRTQEIRSIVSRWVSRQRAFREMTRINVITL from the coding sequence ATGTTACCAAACAACTGGACGACTATCACTGAGTTTATCATTGTGGGCTTCCCTGGACTCCATCCAAACTACTATGGCCTGGTCTCTGCTATTTTCTTCGTCGTCTACACGACCACAGTGGCCGGTAACACTGTTTTCCTGGTGCTGTTTATCACTTCGGAGAGCCTCAGGAAGCCTATGTACATCATCCTTGCGAGCCTGGCAATCTCTGATATGTGTTTCTCCACTGTTGCATTACCTAAAATCATAGCCAGGTACTGGTTTAATGCAGGAGCAACCCCTTTCCACGCTTGCTTCTTCCAAATGGAGCTAATCCACTATTTTGGGACATTAAATTCGCTGATTATGATGATCATGGCCCTCGATCGCTATGTGGCTATTTGTTATTCTCTGCGATACCAGACTGTTATGACTAACCGCATCACGTACATCCTAAACGCGACGGCTTGGGTATCTGCCTGCATCGCTCCCACAATAGCCACCCTACACACTCAACAGCTTCCTTACTGCGGGCCTAAACTGATCATTCAATGCTACTGCGACCACATCTCTATTACCAACCTGGCTTGTGCTGAAAACAGCAAGCAGATGTTGGTGGCCCTGTGCGTGGCCCTACTTGTGCTCCTTCTCCCTTTGGCCTTCATTATTTACTCTTACTGTCATATCATAGCATCTGTGATGAGGCTGTCGAGCTCTCAGAGTCGCTGGAAAAGTTTCGCCACCTGCAGCACGCAGCTGTGCATTATTGCTTTGTTTTACGTGCCTCGCTGTGCCGTGTATATAGCCAGTTTCCTGCAAATCCAAATCAGCAGAGATTTCAGGATACTTCTCATTTTGCTTTACAGCCTTGTTCCACCACTGATAAACCCTTTCATCTATTGTTTACGCACTCAGGAGATCAGATCGATTGTGAGCCGCTGGGTGAGCAGGCAAAGGGCCTTTAGAGAGATGACCAGAATTAATGTGATCACTTTGTAA
- the LOC141298914 gene encoding olfactory receptor 1E16-like, which translates to MSQANQTTASVVTEFFIVGFPGLQPRFYSLIGALLFIIYIAVIIGNSLIVVLFVIERNLHKPMYIIMLSLSLSDIGFCTVALPKLISRYWFNDGYIGFYVCLFQRQLIHYFGTLNSLIMMTMALDRYLAICYPLRYPVLMTNRTMRLLIAFSWVTAMIAPTISLIQTVKLPFCGPNMIAHCFCDGSSINQLACADITVISLNAYAVAMFVLLMPFSFIIFSYLSILVSVLRIANAQGRMKAFSTCATQLTIITIYYVPRFAVYTSTNIPNTQMNSSIRIALVMFYSLLPPVMNPFIYCIRIKEIRQFFIKWCVNINRTSLKVHTLPTPK; encoded by the coding sequence ATGTCACAGGCAAACCAAACCACAGCTTCTGTTGTCACAGAGTTTTTCATCGTGGGTTTCCCTGGACTCCAGCCCAGATTCTACAGCCTGATCGGAGCGCTTTTGTTCATCATCTACATCGCTGTAATCATTGGAAACTCTCTCATTGTGGTTCTGTTTGTGATTGAACGCAACCTCCATAAGCCCATGTACATAATCATGCTGAGTCTATCCTTGTCTGATATTGGTTTCTGCACAGTCGCTCTGCCAAAACTCATTTCTCGCTATTGGTTTAATGACGGTTACATTGGCTTCTACGTTTGTCTGTTTCAAAGGCAGCTGATTCACTATTTTGGTACTCTGAACTCTCTTATTATGATGACCATGGCACTAGATCGCTATTTGGCGATCTGTTACCCACTAAGATACCCTGTTTTAATGACAAACCGCACTATGAGACTTCTAATAGCATTTTCCTGGGTTACTGCAATGATTGCTCCAACCATTAGCCTAATACAGACAGTGAAACTGCCGTTCTGTGGGCCAAACATGATCGCTCATTGTTTCTGTGATGGCTCATCTATAAACCAGCTGGCCTGTGCAGACATCACCGTTATAAGTCTTAATGCATATGCTGTGGCAATGTTTGTGCTTCTCATGCCGTTCTCTTTTATTATATTTTCCTATTTAAGTATCCTGGTGTCTGTGCTTCGGATAGCAAATGCACAGGGCCGGATGAAAGCCTTTTCTACCTGTGCCACACAGCTGACTATCATCACCATCTATTACGTGCCCCGTTTTGCGGTTTACACCAGCACTAACATCCCAAACACTCAGATGAACAGCAGTATAAGGATTGCTTTGGTCATGTTCTACAGTCTGCTTCCACCTGTAATGAACCCCTTCATCTACTGCATCAGGATCAAAGAAATCAGACAGTTCTTTATCAAATGGTGTGTCAACATAAACAGGACTAGTCTGAAAGTGCATACATTACCTACTCCAAAATGA
- the LOC141298720 gene encoding olfactory receptor 2AT4-like codes for MSQANQTTASVVTEFFIVGFPGLQPKFYSLIGALLFIIYITVIIGNSLIVVLFVIERNLHKPMYIIMLSLSLCDIGFCTVALPKVISRYWFNDGYIGFYVCLFQRQLIHYFGTLGSLTMMTMALDRYLAICYPLRYPVLMTNRTMYLLIGFSWVTAMISPTINLMQTVKLPFCGPNLIDNCFCDSLSMNQLACADATTAKLIAYASAMFVLLVPLSFIIFSYLSILVSMLRIANAQGRMKAFSTCATQLTIIAIHYVPRFVVFTTSNIPNAELNSTVKIGIVMLYSLLPPVVNPFIYCIRIKEIRQFFIKWCVHRNKIVSRSLTISK; via the coding sequence ATGTCACAGGCAAACCAAACCACGGCTTCTGTTGTCACAGAGTTTTTCATCGTGGGTTTCCCTGGACTCCAGCCCAAATTCTACAGCCTGATCGGAGCGCTTTTGTTCATCATCTACATCACTGTAATCATTGGAAACTCTCTCATTGTGGTTCTGTTTGTGATTGAACGCAACCTCCATAAGCCCATGTACATAATCATGCTGAGTCTATCCTTGTGTGATATTGGTTTCTGCACAGTCGCTCTGCCAAAAGTCATTTCTCGCTATTGGTTTAATGACGGTTACATTGGCTTCTACGTTTGTCTGTTTCAAAGGCAGCTGATTCACTATTTTGGAACTCTGGGCTCTCTTACTATGATGACCATGGCACTAGATCGCTATTTGGCGATCTGTTACCCGCTAAGATACCCTGTTTTAATGACAAACCGCACTATGTATCTTCTGATAGGGTTTTCCTGGGTTACTGCAATGATTTCTCCAACCATTAACTTAATGCAGACAGTGAAACTGCCGTTCTGTGGGCCAAATCTGATTGATAATTGCTTCTGTGATTCTCTGTCTATGAACCAGCTGGCCTGTGCTGATGCCACCACCGCAAAGCTCATTGCATATGCTTCGGCTATGTTTGTGCTTCTCGTGCCATTGTCTTTCATCATATTTTCCTATTTAAGTATCCTGGTGTCTATGCTTCGCATAGCAAATGCACAGGGCCGAATGAAAGCCTTTTCTACCTGTGCCACCCAACTGACTATCATTGCTATTCATTATGTCCCCCGTTTTGTGGTTTTCACCACTTCTAACATCCCAAATGCTGAGTTGAACAGCACTGTGAAGATCGGCATAGTCATGTTATACAGTCTGCTTCCACCTGTAGTGAACCCCTTCATCTACTGCATCAGGATCAAAGAAATTAGACAGTTCTTTATCAAATGGTGTGTCCACAGAAATAAAATTGTCAGTAGGTCATTAACTATTTCTAAATGA
- the LOC141298760 gene encoding olfactory receptor 2AT4-like, with translation MSQANQTTASVVIEFFIVGFPGLQPKFYSLIGALLFIIYITVIIGNSLIVVLFVIERNLHKPMYIIMLSLSLCDIGVCTVALPKVISRYWFNDGYIGFYVCLFQRQLIHYFGTLGSLTMMTMALDRYLAICYPLRYPVLMTNRTMKLLIGFSWVTAMIAPTISLMQTVKLPFCGPNLIDNCYCDSLSMNQLACADATAAKLIAYAVAMFVLLVPLSFIIFSYLSILVSVLRIANAQGRMKAFSTCATQLTIIAIHYVPRFVVFTTSNIPNAELNSTVKIGIVMLYTLLPPVVNPFIYCIRIKEIRQFFIKWCVHRNKIVSRSLTISK, from the coding sequence ATGTCACAGGCAAACCAAACCACGGCTTCTGTTGTCATAGAGTTTTTCATCGTGGGTTTCCCTGGACTCCAGCCCAAATTCTACAGCCTGATCGGAGCGCTTTTGTTCATCATCTACATCACTGTAATCATTGGAAACTCTCTCATTGTGGTCCTATTTGTGATTGAACGCAACCTCCATAAGCCCATGTACATTATCATGCTGAGTCTATCCTTGTGTGATATTGGTGTCTGCACAGTCGCTCTGCCAAAAGTCATTTCTCGCTATTGGTTTAATGACGGTTACATTGGCTTCTACGTTTGTCTGTTTCAAAGGCAGCTGATTCACTATTTTGGTACTCTGGGCTCTCTTACTATGATGACCATGGCACTAGATCGCTATTTGGCGATCTGTTACCCGCTAAGATACCCTGTTTTAATGACAAACCGCACTATGAAGCTTCTAATAGGGTTTTCCTGGGTTACTGCAATGATTGCTCCAACCATTAGCTTAATGCAGACAGTGAAACTTCCGTTCTGTGGGCCAAATCTGATTGATAATTGCTACTGTGATTCTCTGTCTATGAACCAGCTGGCCTGTGCTGATGCCACCGCCGCAAAGCTCATTGCATATGCTGTGGCTATGTTTGTGCTTCTCGTGCCATTGTCTTTCATCATATTTTCCTATTTAAGTATCCTGGTGTCTGTGCTTCGCATAGCAAATGCACAGGGCCGAATGAAAGCCTTTTCTACCTGTGCCACCCAACTGACTATCATTGCTATTCATTATGTCCCCCGTTTTGTGGTTTTCACCACTTCTAACATCCCAAATGCTGAGTTGAACAGCACTGTGAAGATCGGCATAGTCATGTTATACACTCTGCTTCCACCTGTAGTGAACCCCTTCATCTACTGCATCAGGATCAAAGAAATTAGACAGTTCTTTATCAAATGGTGTGTCCACAGAAATAAAATTGTCAGTAGGTCATTAACTATTTCTAAATGA